A DNA window from Acidobacteriota bacterium contains the following coding sequences:
- a CDS encoding prolyl oligopeptidase family serine peptidase: MLTAPRSVLFAILFGLPVVPAVAQPVAPLTLAQVTSRPSVIGTPPAAPAWSPDSRRLVFAWNDRGLPFRDLWIVAADGGGLRRLTDLDRTHPSPPPPDGRSTAALAAQAAARARGGVGEYLWLRDGRTLLFTSAGAAYRLDADGGMPARLDLGGAASNLAVSPDGTRLAFLRAGDLWLWPLDASAPPLRLTEVAVPGIARVPLGTYNRADVEIGTGIWGASWRPFAWAPDGKSMVLHQVDRRHIRRVPFPSYLGDETIASELRRGYPGDENERRTLHVLNLATRAMRPIALEAPGYRAVSDFQWAPDGRLLIDRVSDTGTDRWLSVLDPGATTPRVVWHDQRDTRIYPSYAARWHPDGRRIVVLADLVERDHLYTIDTTVTAATPVALTSGPWDVTALVEIAADGAVIFTSTQKNAYERQVYRAAPGGAAPVALTTLATGPVALTTLAGTHAPVMSPDGRHLATIWTDDVTPPELMIAASGSATARRVTTSPLPEFSRHAWARPRYATYTNAVDGFVVHARILEPPALDKARRHPVIFGPVYSNTVRNRWNGLAGTLQQFLVQQGYIVVQVDVRGSVGYGRAFREAFLMDYGGKDLDDLQAVVDGLKAMPYVDGDRIGIWGSSYGGLLSVYALLKRPGVYAAGVAGAPAVDPHAFGPDDIAITRTPASHPEAFVRGSALHLGDELRDPLLIIHGLMDDVVPFRTTMALAERLMLLGKDFDVATAPAATHAWTAREHYATYFYRKLVQFFDRHLKGQTP, translated from the coding sequence ATGTTGACTGCCCCGCGCTCTGTGCTGTTCGCGATCCTCTTTGGGCTGCCGGTCGTACCTGCTGTCGCTCAGCCAGTCGCACCGCTGACGCTCGCGCAAGTCACCTCGCGACCGAGCGTAATCGGCACGCCGCCCGCCGCGCCCGCGTGGTCACCCGACAGCCGGCGCCTGGTCTTTGCTTGGAACGATCGCGGCCTGCCATTTCGCGATCTCTGGATCGTCGCGGCCGACGGCGGCGGATTGCGCCGGCTCACCGATCTCGATCGCACCCATCCCTCGCCGCCACCACCGGACGGGCGATCGACCGCGGCACTCGCGGCACAAGCGGCGGCACGCGCGCGCGGCGGCGTGGGCGAATACCTGTGGCTGCGCGACGGCCGCACCTTGCTCTTCACGTCCGCGGGCGCTGCTTATCGTCTCGATGCCGACGGCGGCATGCCGGCACGGCTCGACCTTGGGGGCGCCGCGTCGAACCTGGCGGTGTCGCCGGATGGCACGCGGCTGGCTTTCCTGCGCGCCGGCGACCTGTGGCTGTGGCCTCTGGATGCCAGCGCGCCTCCGTTGCGGCTGACCGAGGTCGCGGTGCCGGGCATCGCACGTGTACCGCTCGGCACCTACAACCGTGCCGATGTCGAGATCGGCACCGGCATCTGGGGCGCGAGCTGGCGCCCGTTCGCGTGGGCGCCCGACGGCAAGTCGATGGTTCTCCACCAGGTCGATCGCCGCCACATCCGCCGCGTGCCGTTTCCGTCGTACCTCGGCGACGAGACCATCGCCAGCGAGTTGCGCCGCGGCTATCCCGGTGACGAGAACGAACGTCGCACCCTGCATGTCCTCAATCTCGCGACTCGCGCCATGCGACCGATCGCACTCGAGGCGCCCGGCTACCGGGCGGTCAGCGACTTTCAATGGGCGCCCGACGGCCGGCTGCTGATCGATCGGGTGTCAGACACCGGCACCGATCGGTGGCTGTCGGTCCTGGATCCAGGCGCGACCACGCCACGAGTGGTGTGGCACGACCAGCGCGACACGCGCATCTATCCCTCCTACGCCGCCCGCTGGCACCCCGACGGCCGCCGCATCGTCGTCCTGGCGGATCTCGTGGAGCGCGATCACCTTTACACCATCGATACAACCGTTACAGCCGCGACGCCGGTCGCGCTGACCTCAGGCCCGTGGGACGTGACCGCGCTCGTCGAGATCGCGGCCGACGGCGCAGTGATCTTCACCAGCACGCAGAAGAACGCCTATGAACGTCAGGTCTATCGCGCGGCACCGGGTGGCGCGGCGCCGGTTGCCCTGACCACCCTGGCGACCGGGCCGGTCGCCCTGACGACGCTGGCCGGCACGCACGCGCCGGTGATGTCCCCCGACGGCCGCCACCTCGCCACGATCTGGACCGATGATGTGACGCCGCCGGAACTGATGATCGCGGCGAGCGGCTCGGCCACCGCGCGTCGTGTCACCACCTCGCCGCTGCCCGAGTTCTCGCGCCACGCGTGGGCCCGTCCTCGCTACGCAACCTATACCAACGCCGTTGACGGCTTCGTCGTGCATGCGCGCATTCTCGAACCGCCCGCGCTCGACAAGGCCCGCCGCCATCCCGTGATTTTCGGGCCGGTCTACTCGAATACCGTGCGCAATCGCTGGAATGGCCTGGCTGGAACACTCCAGCAGTTCCTCGTCCAGCAGGGTTACATCGTCGTGCAGGTGGATGTGCGGGGAAGCGTCGGCTACGGTCGCGCGTTCCGCGAGGCGTTCCTGATGGACTACGGCGGCAAGGACCTCGACGATCTGCAGGCGGTGGTCGATGGCCTGAAGGCGATGCCGTATGTCGACGGTGACCGCATCGGCATCTGGGGCAGCAGCTACGGCGGGTTGCTCTCGGTCTATGCGCTGCTGAAGCGGCCCGGGGTCTACGCCGCCGGTGTCGCCGGCGCACCGGCCGTGGATCCGCACGCGTTCGGACCGGATGACATCGCGATCACCCGGACCCCGGCGTCGCATCCCGAGGCGTTCGTGCGGGGATCGGCGCTCCATCTCGGCGACGAGTTGCGCGATCCGCTGTTGATCATCCACGGCCTGATGGACGATGTGGTCCCGTTCCGCACGACCATGGCGCTGGCGGAGCGGTTGATGCTGCTCGGCAAGGATTTTGATGTCGCGACCGCGCCCGCCGCAACGCACGCGTGGACGGCGCGCGAGCACTACGCAACGTATTTCTACCGCAAGCTCGTGCAGTTTTTCGACCGCCACCTGAAGGGCCAGACCCCTTAA
- a CDS encoding amino acid permease — protein sequence MSEPTGRATLAREMGVLGLTATGVCAMVGAGINIIPFMIQRNVPGIGPYVLPAFLFAALPAILAGLAYAILASAMPRAGGSYVYASRGLSPYLGFVASFSQWFALCVAIGVVSYVLVPFIRDIAVAAAWPGVAAALETGPVRLTISLGVLWAAVAANLRGIAFYQRLVVPLMFLTFALGAVVIVAGFWFGANDFATALMAREGRAIPDMPSRFELWPFLSASAVLFASFIGFDAIAQAGGEARNPGRNLPLAIGLAVGSVALFYLLFTAAVYHAVPWQYVADEALRRDVTAPGLLGYLLPPFWTVVIVSAAAVALAKDLPAMLLATSRLMFAWAEDGIFPKAVAAVHPRHRTPHVAVVASGVMATLGILGSHLAGDFFLGVDILVTAMLVNFLLMAVSVLTLPGKNPLLASAVTVLPNPAHRVPLAVLAVVVIGGFLAIHTVKDLTAPAAAWYFRSTWLWMAVMAAGTVIYWREVAKLKAAGVDLPARFAALPPE from the coding sequence ATGTCGGAACCTACCGGTCGGGCCACGCTCGCCCGCGAGATGGGTGTGCTGGGACTGACGGCGACCGGCGTCTGCGCCATGGTCGGCGCCGGCATCAACATCATCCCGTTCATGATTCAGCGCAACGTGCCGGGCATTGGCCCGTACGTGCTGCCGGCATTTCTGTTCGCGGCGCTGCCGGCCATCCTGGCCGGACTGGCCTACGCGATCCTGGCGTCGGCCATGCCGCGCGCCGGTGGCAGCTACGTCTATGCGAGCCGCGGCTTGAGCCCCTACCTGGGCTTCGTCGCCTCGTTCTCGCAGTGGTTTGCGTTGTGCGTGGCCATCGGTGTGGTGTCGTACGTGTTGGTGCCCTTCATTCGCGACATCGCGGTGGCCGCGGCGTGGCCGGGCGTGGCGGCCGCGCTCGAAACCGGTCCGGTGCGGCTGACGATCTCGCTCGGCGTGCTGTGGGCAGCGGTCGCCGCCAACCTGCGCGGCATCGCGTTCTACCAGCGATTGGTGGTGCCGCTGATGTTCCTGACCTTCGCGCTCGGCGCCGTGGTGATCGTGGCGGGCTTCTGGTTTGGTGCCAACGACTTCGCCACTGCCCTGATGGCGCGCGAGGGCCGGGCGATTCCGGACATGCCGAGCCGCTTCGAGCTGTGGCCGTTCCTGTCGGCATCGGCGGTGCTGTTCGCGTCGTTCATCGGCTTCGACGCGATTGCGCAAGCCGGCGGCGAGGCCCGCAACCCTGGCCGCAACCTGCCGCTGGCGATCGGCCTCGCGGTCGGTTCGGTCGCGCTCTTCTATCTCCTGTTCACCGCCGCCGTGTATCACGCGGTGCCTTGGCAGTACGTCGCAGACGAGGCGCTGCGGCGCGACGTGACGGCGCCGGGTCTGCTCGGCTACCTGCTGCCGCCGTTCTGGACGGTGGTGATCGTGTCGGCGGCCGCGGTGGCGCTCGCGAAGGACCTGCCGGCCATGCTGCTGGCGACCTCGCGGCTGATGTTCGCGTGGGCCGAGGACGGCATCTTCCCCAAGGCCGTCGCCGCCGTGCATCCGCGCCATCGCACCCCGCACGTCGCCGTCGTCGCCAGCGGCGTGATGGCGACGCTCGGCATCCTCGGCAGTCACCTCGCCGGCGACTTCTTTCTCGGGGTGGACATTCTCGTCACGGCGATGCTGGTCAACTTCCTGTTGATGGCGGTCTCGGTGCTGACGCTGCCGGGGAAGAACCCGCTGCTTGCGAGCGCGGTCACGGTGCTGCCCAACCCGGCGCATCGCGTGCCGCTCGCGGTGCTCGCTGTGGTCGTGATCGGAGGCTTCCTCGCGATCCACACCGTCAAGGACCTGACGGCACCGGCCGCGGCGTGGTACTTCCGTTCAACCTGGCTGTGGATGGCCGTGATGGCGGCCGGCACTGTCATCTATTGGCGCGAAGTCGCCAAGCTCAAGGCCGCAGGCGTGGACCTGCCGGCGCGTTTTGCGGCACTGCCGCCGGAGTAA